Genomic window (Gymnogyps californianus isolate 813 chromosome 2, ASM1813914v2, whole genome shotgun sequence):
GCGTAGCAGCACAGACGCGCACTCAGAgtcacagccagcacagcagcattaTCTTTATGCCTCTCTGCCATCAGCTATTCAACCTAAGCTGCAGGACACAACACTAAACTGGCTGCGATTCGCAACAGATTCTGTTCTGCCAGGGGGTCAGGGCCTTTAGTGCAAAGAAATAAGAGACAGCCACAGGCTGGTATTCTGGCTAATTGCTAGTTTCATTAGTTTGCCCTTCAAAGAGGCTGtaagaaagaaacagtgttAACATGAAGTTTGCTTTGCTGTACAGATAGCACAGCAAAACTCAGGTCAGAACTAGGTATGAAAAGTTCAAGTTCTTAATCTTTGCAGTAATTACAAGCATCGTTCCAGGGAAAGCTCCAGAGACCCAGTCCATAAATGCTCTTTTTACTCCCGAAACAGAGAGGTAATGCGTTCATCACATAATGACATGTCATATGTAACTTCAGACTAAATTTGGATTGCCATACTCCACTGGTTCAAAAATAACCGTTGTAATGATATAATGATGCAAAGTGCTTAACCTTATACTTCTCCAACTTCTTTAAAACTGAGACaacttatttcaaaatacctcACTGTGAACATGGGAGCAACTTGTCTACCTGCTTTGTGAATCTGTAACGACTGAAATGTGCTTTGACTATGACAAGGCTTGTTAACTGActacttaatttaaaacaaaacaaaacaaaacaaaaaacagatgcCTATGTGAAAGGTACATCATCAGCACGTTGGTCTACTCCCTACCTACTAGCAAATCTGCTAGTTCACTACAAGTAATCAGGCCTTTGACTATCCAAAcccaaattccttttttctttctttttattacacCAATTTCAGCAAGCTACtaaagcatgtatttatttctttccatgtgAGCAATAACAACTTCAAACCAGGAAATCCAGATTCGGTATAGACAAACAGTGGGGTAAAGAAgctattttgggaaaaaactTTGAcaatttatattaattataataCACAACTGTAAAAGtcagaaagtaatttctgtagTTAAACTGAAGGTGTCTattgtgaaaatgttttctaatgatGTAACAGACATGTCAGGccataaacaacaacaaaagaacatCCCTCAAACCAAACTCACATACTTAGAAGAAACCTAGAGAATGTACCCTAACTTCTCTACCTAAATACTAGAAAAGCTATCATTAGAATATTGTGTGATGTCATCTCATGGACAGGTGGCTACCTGAGATTACTATCTtctttatcaaagaaaaaaagatcttttctgAATAACAGGGAAGCATCAAACACCTTCTCAAGTTCTCTTTGGAAGAGAGATGCACTTGAGGTCATACAAAGTCTTAGTGTTAACTCTTACAACTGCAGATAAGTGGAATTTTGCATTAACTGATAAAATCGGTGCTTCAACAAATATGCTTCTTAGAAATGTAGCCATGACCGCAAAGGAAGCTGTACATTGTCGCAGTTTTTTCATCTAGTTTACGTGCAGAATTCCAAGAACTCTCACAGCACTTCTCTTGGTTCTTCAAAGAGCACATCTCAGTGGCTCTCCGTTGTTCTTGCTTGTAACAAAATGTAAGAGAAAAcctttaaaagcacattttgatCAGCACCTGCTTACTTTATTCAAAAGACTGGTACTATCACAAACCGAGTAGAAGACAGCTATTTGAATTGGGTACCTTATCTTTGTTCAGGCTATCTGTGGGcaattttcttgtaaaaataaataagtaaataaataaacgTGCCACATTATCAATTGTTCTGCAATGAAGATCTACAGAAGTACTTGGAGCATAACAAACAAAATGGCAAGTTTTGCTATAATACAGGTCATACCTACTGTAGGTATTGCATGTAAATTAACTTGAATCCTTCTTTCTAGCTGCTTCTGTGTTGGAGCACACAGGATTATCTTCAGCCTTCTTTCTGCTTgtcctttcatttgtttgtttttttttttttctgatggattTGTTTGTGATGTCCATTCATCTGACGTCTGGTTTTGAATCCCAAAATGAAGACAGAACAGCTGTAGAAGTTTTGTGATTTTCATATGCTCTTTCAACTCTTCTCTGGATTCCCAATTAAGAAATAAGTAAACTAAttcaaaaagaaacccaaaatacAGTATCAACCAATATTTTACTTTACCATCAGTGACTGAAAAGACTTAAGAATTTGACATAAGATATTTTCAGGTGAAAGACAAAGTTGTAGAGGGACTTCTGAAATAGTGCAACACTCATAATTCAGTCCactaacagagaaaaaaaaccttgctgATCATTCTGTTATGTTTGCGAAACACACAcgaacaaagggaaaaaacagcttcTCAAAAAAGCTAGACAAGCCatttgtttgggttggtttttttggttggggttttttgtttggtttgtgatgttttgttttgtttttttaaactgtaggGCAGAATTAGATCTAAGTTATTAAATATAGGTAATGTTGAGGAAAGAACTGCTCTATTTTACTTTTGCACATATTGTGAATGCAATGAATAGGCAGATGACTTACAGCAATGTTTAACTGCCATTCACACACACCCTTGAAGTACAGCTTATCATTCTTGGATGCACACTTTCATTATAAAATTGccacagcactgctcagcacaaagaaagagaaaaacaaaattagatAAGCACAaattataatgataaaaatgaTAGCATTTGGAAAGTCACTGCTGTGTTTGACACACTTGCGACCACAATAAATATCCCTGGTTTTTAAAAGTGAcaaagcaggaaggagaaacatGATTTTCAGGTATCTCATTTGACCTGAATCCATTGGGTTTACCAGATTACAATATATTTATCATACAAAAGCTTTATCTAAcaatgcacattttaaatagttgtcTTTTTTAAGTTTCCTCAAATATAAGCTTAAAAACCACAGTGCTGCATagacttttaaatatatagcaTACTTTGtaagactaggaaaaaaattaaataagccCGTTAGATGATTGAGAAGATAGCCAATATTTGTCTCAGAGTAAGTGGAATACTTTCATCTACAGAAAATATCATTTGGCACAGAATCAATTTGACTCAATCTTTTTGGTCCTGACATAGTTTGCATATTACTGCTTTtgtatgttatttattttagcaacaAAGTAACaataattctcttttcattCCCCCCCAAAGCCTACAAACAAGATATAAAAGCTGATGTTAATTATTATATAAATGAATCAATCTCAAAACAGTTGCACCAACTCTGAAGGTGACCTGTAAAATCCATCAACTTAAGCAGTATGTATCAAATGCTCCCCACAAGAACTTGGTAATGTAAGACATCTCAGCACACTGCtgtttacaggaagaaaaaaatacagatttttttcctcacccaGTACCATCAAGCCTTATTTATTAAATTGCCAATTCCTTTTAATGTGATGGCACAGCAAGCATCAGATTACAAACGCTGCTGGATTATGGAGCCTCTAGTgacagggagaagggaagataAATTGCCAATTTCATGACcatttacagattaaaaaaaattttttttaagtgtcgTATGGTTTTTTGAGACGGTATGTTCAAGACAGCATTATGAATAAACAAACACTCACCTGACCCTCCATTCAGTGTACACCAGCTTCTCCAGTGTGATTCAGTGGTCAACACATCACCACCAACACAGCATGTTAGGATGTCATGATAGAGCTGAAGCCAGTGACCCTAAAGGGTCTAAATGTCACAGGACCTATGGAAGAAATATGTGAACTTTTGTATAGCAATGTACTGTACAGTCTCACAGCCTAGTAACTAAGAGCATACAGCACATACTGCTAAAGGTGATGGCATTTTTGGTAATTTATTTTAGTATGTTAAGGTAGATTCCCAACATATTTCCcacaacacaaaataaatcctgtattaaaaaccaaacaaaatcccaGCTCATTAAGGTTGCTAagccaagaaataaaaattaggaaTTGCCAAAATTAAAGTTGCCTTGGTAACCttaattttgttgctttttgtgtATATACTCTATGCTCACTAAACAATAAACCAAGGCTAATGAAGCACTACCCATTCCACATGCTGAATTTTGGAAGGATCatgtggggggggaaaaaattgtaTACATTCAAGTCAGGCAATTGATGATTTTGCAAGTGTACCCACCCACACAGATGATAAGTGTTTGACTTTGCAACCTTTATTGTGagttttcttgaattttttgtgggttctttttaaacatgttttagactttattttttgaaacaaaataccTAAGAAGTTAAAACATAAATTCCAGATTTCACAATGGGGAATTATATTTGGGCTGACTGGCATTGCTGAAACCCTTAGATACACCAGAAACCTCTGATGCTTGAACTAATTGCTGTTTGAGTAATGACAGCAATAGTAAATAGAAGTGATTGTGTACCCTGTTATTTTAATGCTGGTTCACATGTCTGAGACTCTAAATCCTTTCTGTCCACTTCAGGCCACCCTGCTGCCCaagttattttcattctctgagACTCCCCACTATTTTATTCTCTGCCCACTATGCCCTGTCTCAGTAGCAGTTTTCCTAACGCGCCAAATTCTGCTTGAGTTCATCTCCTCATCTCATCATGTCCTCTAGCAACTTCTCACAGGTTTTCCAGCCCCACTGGTCTTTAGTATCCAACTTTTTTTATATGCTCTctatgaaagaattaaaaagctTTGCAGACAGGTACCAAAGAAAACTGGCAAGTCTTCTTAGCTCCTGGTCCCTGCCTCCCTAAAACAGTCTGTCACAATTATCTTCCTGCAGTGAGGTATCTTCACTGTTCACTGCATTTTTCACAGGCTGTGAAGAGGCCAAATCTTGACAGACTTTTGCATCAGGAGTGTACCTTTCATCTATTCTAACAGAAGACATCATCTGAAAAATGCCTAGATTTTTCCTGCAAGCCACGGACTATTAcggctttttaaataaaaggcaTCCACAGTCTTACTGGTTCCACTTGAAAACATTACGAAGAGAAAGTTTTCCCCCATATGCATTCTAGAAAATTGGTTGAATCATTTTGGTtgatctgtttttaaaggaaaagtatCAGTTGGAGGCAAAGAGCAACATAAGAAATTTTAGCCAACACAGTTTAAACAAACGAAAAAGCAAGACAGGAGAGCAAGTGACAACAGTATcttaaacaaacaacaacattggtaactgtcctggtttcggctgggatagagttaattttcctcctagtagctggtatagtgttatgttttggatttagtgtgagaataatgttgataacacactgatgttttcagttgttgctaagcagtgtttatactaagtcaaggatttttcagcttctcatgcccagccagcaagaaggctggaggggcacaagaagctgggaggggacacagccaggacagctgacccaaactggccaaaggaatattccataccatatgaagtcatgcccagtatataaactggggggagttggctgggaggggcggatcgctgctcaggaactgactgggcatcggtcagcgagtggtgagcaactgcattgtgcatcacttgttttgtatagtttaattctttttttattattatgtaattttattattatcatcattatcattattttcttcctttctgtcctattaaactgtctttatctcaacccacgagttttacttttttctgattctctccccgatcccactgggtgggggaagtgagcgagtggctgcatggtgcttagttgccggctggggttaaaccacgacggTAACAAAGGAGAGCATCTAGAGtagtaaaaaaaatgcagtgtggTTTTATAACACTATATATGAAGTAAGCGGTTAAAATATAGAAGAAGTGTGAAAGATGCAGGCATATGTCATGAATTCATTTAAGTTCTGTTTTCAGAGGAAGGGGCCTTCTTTAATATAATCTTGGGGAAAGTATGTATCAGCATGAAGAGGAACTGCTGCTAGAGATGTAGAGCCTCTACCActattaaaagataaattacaAAATCAAATTTGATGGTGTAAGAATGCACAGCTTCTCCTCACACTTTTGTTCACCCTGCAAGAGACAAAGCTGGATAGAGTCCTTTGAAAGTTGCTTGAGGATTTAAGAAGCGTTGAAGTTAGCCGTAAGTATTGCACATTTGATGGAActaaagtaaatatatattGACTGATAGGCTGCTATACATTTCCCCATCAGATTTACCCTGCTTCAGTTAATGACATTAACCGAAAACAGCAGTCAGAAATCAGAGACGCAGGGACAAGTCTCTCCACATAGCTCCGTTCTAACCACAAGTCTAGGACTTTGTAG
Coding sequences:
- the LOC127013227 gene encoding uncharacterized protein LOC127013227 isoform X2 gives rise to the protein MAVKHCFYLFLNWESREELKEHMKITKLLQLFCLHFGIQNQTSDEWTSQTNPSEKKKNKQMKGQAERRLKIILCAPTQKQLERRIQVNLHAIPTVGEKPLKCEICSYASIDASSLQWHFEPALVRGPTNVDSVHIVAFRRRAWNFTYADITLVRHSAVVFAAILPLTSNFSENTLGNITWVQELH